CCCGAGTAATCATCACAGGCGGCCCACAGGACCGCGGACAGCACGACGGCGGACAGACGGCGCATCACGTTTCCAGGAGGCAGGACTGCCTTGTTTGGAGGGGCGATCAGCAGGCGCCGCATGGGACCTGCGACAGCATGTGGGCGTGGGTGTACTACAGCCCCCGGCCCGCACGCGAGTGGGGCCCCCCGGCCCGGCCTTCCGCCCACTCGTGGACACGAGGACGGCGCGACGCGCCTTGTGTCCCCACTGTGAGGTGAGGGAGGTTATGGAGTACTCATGGCTCGCGCTCTCCTGCTGTCTCTCCTCGTGCGTCAGCACATGGCACTCAAGGAGAAGTTCCGCGCCAAGTACCCACACCCGTGGCTGGTGTGGGAGGCTGGCGCCTGGAACGTCCCCGAGACTCTGGAGGGCAACGTGGCGGCCACGCGGCTGCCGCTGACGGACCTGAAGGACTGCCTGCCCGCCGGGGACGCCATGTGCTTCGAGCTGGTGGCCATGGCCGAGCGGGGCCCCATGCGGCTGGGCCGCGCCTCGCACAACGCCATGGTCGTCAACGACGCCACGGTGTCCCGCGAGCAGCTCCAGCTCGCCCCCACCCCGGACGGGCAGTGGCAGGTGACGCGCATGCCCGGCTCACGCCCGGTGGCGGTGGAGGGCG
This DNA window, taken from Pyxidicoccus xibeiensis, encodes the following:
- a CDS encoding FHA domain-containing protein — encoded protein: MARALLLSLLVRQHMALKEKFRAKYPHPWLVWEAGAWNVPETLEGNVAATRLPLTDLKDCLPAGDAMCFELVAMAERGPMRLGRASHNAMVVNDATVSREQLQLAPTPDGQWQVTRMPGSRPVAVEGVAMEPEQPVLLRQGIQLHVGDVRLTFHDAEGFNERIGRIAAQVMAQAAMPR